In Pseudomonas oryzihabitans, the DNA window CGCTGCTGGCGTCGGCCCGCACCATTGCCGCCGGATTGTCGGCCAGCAACGGCATCCTGCGCGCCGATGTACCCTACATCGCCCTGGACAACTTCGCCTACGACAACGTCGGACGCATCTTCTATCAGGTACTGGACACCCGCGGCCGGCTGATCTCCGGCTACGAGGAAATTCCGCCGCCGCCGCCGGATACCCCCCTGACCCGCGACTATCCGGCCCTGGCTCGCTTCTACAACAGCACCTATCGCGGCAAGGATGTACGGGTGGTCAGTCTGGCCCAGCCGGTCAGCCAGCCGGATCTCACCGGCATGGCCGAGATTCGCGTCGCCGAGACTGCCGAAGCTCGTGAGGAGGTGGCACGCAGCCTGCTCACCGATACCCTGATCCGCCTGGGCCTGATGGGGCTGGGTGCCATCCTGCTGGTATGGATGGCGGTAGGTGCCGCGCTGCGTCCCCTGGAACGCCTGCGCCAAGCCGTGGAAGAGCGGGGGGTGGACGATCTGCGCCCGCTGCCCGAGGTGCGGGCACCCCAGGAGCTATTGCCCCTGGTGCATGCCCTGGAAGGCTTTACCCTGCGCCTGCGCCGACTGTTCGAGCGCCAGGCCGATTTCATCGCCAACGCCGCCCATGAACTGCGCACCCCGTTGGCGGCGATCAAGGCCCGGGTCGAGCTTGGCCTGCGCGAGCGGGAACCCCACGCCTGGTACGCCACCCTGGAAGAGACCCGCACCAGCACCGACCGCCTGGCGCGTCTGGCCAACCAGTTGCTGTCGCTGGCACGGATCGAGAGCGGGGCCCAGGCCATCGCCGAGGGCGGTGCCGAGCGGCTGGAACTCGGTGAGCTGGCGCGGGAACTGGCCATGGCGCTGGCACCGCTGGCCCATGCCAAGGGCGTCGCCCTGGCCTTCGAGCCCTTTGCCAAGGCATGGGTGATTGGCGAGCCCACGCTGCTCAACGAGTTGCTCTGCAACCTGGTGGAAAATGCCCTGGCTCACAGCGAGCCAGGCGGCAACATCGTGGTGCGGGTACTGGCACCGGCGGTTCTGGAGGTCGAGGACGATGGTCCCGGCATTCCGGCCAATGCCCGGGTAAAGGTCTTCGAGCGCTTTCAGCGCCTGGATATGCAATCCGGTGGCGCCGGTCTGGGCCTCGCCATCGTCGGAGAGATCTGCGCCGCGCACCGGGCACGCATCCAGTTGCTGGACGGCGCGCTCGGTGGGCTAAGGGTGCGGATCGAATTTCCCGCCGAGGACGTCTAGGTCAGCCGAGCAGGGTGCGCGACTGTTCCACCGCGTCCCAGAAGGCTGGATCCTTGGCTGGGTCGGGCTGATTGTTCAGCCCCAGGCGGATGGCGGCAGGCAGCGTCTGGATCGAACCTTCCTGACCCTGGCGCTGGGCATGCAACTGAGTGGCGATCTGCACGATGTCGGCGTAGTCGGCCGTCGCGGGCTGACGCTCCAGCGCCAGGTACTCGCGCGGCACGCAGGCGATGTCCGCGGGAAAATCCCAGACCTTGAGGATGCGTTCGCCAATCTGCGAATGGATACGCGCCGTCACCTGGTCGAGGGTGATGGCGTTGGCCAGCAGGTCTTCCTGCTCTTCGGCATAGGTCAGGATCGGCAGCACGCCGATCTGGTGTACCAGGCCGGCGAGCAGGGCGCGATCGGCCATCAGGCGCGTGTACTTCTTGCACAGTGCATGGCTGATGGCGGCGATCTCGGTGCCCTGGCTCCAGACCTCGCGCATCTTGCGATCCACGGCATCGCTGGTGGCCTGGAACATCTGCTGCATGGCCAGGCCCGTGGCCAGATTCGCCGTGTAGTTGATACCCAGCCGTCCCACCGCCATTTGCAGATCGGTGATCTCCTTGCTGGTCCGCAAGAGCGGGCTGTTGACCACCTTGATCAGGCGCGCCGTCAGGGCCGCGTCCATGGCGATCACGCGACTCAACTCGGCGACGCCCACGTCGGGGTCTTCGGCCGCTTCTCTGACCTTCAATGCCACCTCGGGAAGCGTGGGCAACACCACGCGATCGGTGTCTATCGCGTGGAGAAGATCCTGGACAACTTTTTCAGCAAGAGGAGTCATGACATACCTGTGTGAGGAGCGGAAAGGCGATCCCAACCTTCAGCGCTTTATTTCACGATCGCTATCGAGTGAGTAGGGCAAATCGAGTAAACGGCAGTTTGGCCCGTCCGAGCTGCCGACCGAGACGCGGCCATCCTCGGCCGCATCGCCCTGAAGCACGGCCAGGAACTCGCAGCCTTCGCGGCTCGACGCGGCGAGCACTACCTCGCCCACGCTACTGCCGTGGACCGGCGAGAACAGCTGGGTACCCACGGCAGGGGGCTGCTCGCTGCCGGCCAGGCGGTAAAGCCGTCGCTTGAGCTTGCCCAGGTACTGCATGCGGGCGACGATTTCCTGGCCGGTGTAGCAGCCCTTGCGAAAGCTCACGCCGTCCAATGCCTGCAGATTGATCATCTGCGGGACGAACAGCTCGCGGGTCGCGCCAAACACCTGGCCGATGCCGGCGCGCACCTGCGCCAACAGCCAGGTGTCGAGTCCGACCTCAGGCAGCTCGGGCGCGCTCGTCTCCGCGGTGAGCCAGAGCTCGACCCGGCCATCCTCCAGGCGCAGGGCGAAGCCGCCGTCTAGCGGCGCCACGGCATTGGCCTGCGCGCCCAGCGCCACAGTGGGGTAGGCATTGGTAAAGCCGGTGGCAGAGAGACCCAGGCGTTGCCACTGGGCGCTTTCGTCGGCGAGCGTCGACTTGGAAAAGACCGCGTACTTCTTCAGGTCGGTCAGCAAGGGCTCGACCAGCTCCTGTGCCATCGCCAGCAGATAGCCGTCGGCCTGCTTGATGATGCGGAAGCTGGATACCAGCCGCCCCTTGGGCGTGCAGCGACCCCCCAGGCCGGCCTGGTCGTCAGCGAGATAGTTGAGGTTGCAGGTCACCTGCCCCTGGAGAAACTTGGTCGCGTCGACCCCGCGGATGGCCAGGACGCCTTCGTGGGTCAAGCGGCAGAAATACGGCGAGTCGGCCATTGCGGCAGCAGCTCCGTGTCGAGTGAAGCCGCTCATCATAGGCGCGCCTGGGGTGAATGTCAGGCGCACTGCGCGGCGGGGCGCTTCGGGCTTATACTGCGCCGATTGTCGCAGGAGTCCCCATGAGTACCGAAGCTACCGAACTCAACAGATTGTACTGGCACAGCCGTCGCGGCATGCTGGAACTGGATGTATTGCTGGTGCCCTTCGTCAAGGAGGTCTATTCCTCCCTAGGCGCGGAAGACCAGGCCCGCTATCGCAAGCTGCTCGAGTGCGAGGATCAGGACATGTTCCACTGGTTCATGCAGCGCGGCGAACCGGAAGACGCCGACCTGCAGATCATCGTGCGCATGATCCTGGACCGTGTCCAGCCGGCTTGAGCCCTTCGAATGCCGCTGGAGCGCCTCCCCGGCGCTCCTCCGGCTGCACACCCTGGCCGCCTTCGCCGCGGGAGCCTGTCTCTGGCTCGCCGCCATCCCCTGGACGCTCAAGCCTCTCCTGACGCTGCTGGTGCTCTGGTCCTGGCACCGCGTGCGCTATCGCCAGCTCCAGCAGCGTCATCCCGCGGTGCCCCGACGCCTGCGCCATGGCACGGAAGGTTGGCAGCTCTGGTCGCCCGCCAGCGGCTGGCAGGACGTCCAGTTGCGTCCGGATAGCCTGGCGTTGCCGCTGCTGGTGGTCCTGCGCTATCGCCTGCCTGGCGAAAGATTCCCTCGCAGTCTCTGCATTGCCAGCGACAGCCTGTCGGCGGACGCCCACCGCCGCCTGCGCGTCAGGCTTCGCTTCGCGCCACGCCGGTTCGCGGCGCCAGGATAGTGTCCCGGGCGCAGCCGTCGGTCTGCGGATAATCCAGGGTAAAGTGCAGGCCACGGCTCTCCTGGCGGGCGAGGGCGCTCTCGATGATCAGGTCCGCCACCTGCGCCAGGTTGCGCAATTCGATCAGGTCACGGCTCACCCTGTAGTTGCTGTAGAACTCGTCGATCTCGTCCATCAGCAGCCGGATGCGATGGCGGGCGCGCACCAGCCGCTTGGTGGTGCGCACGATGCCGACGTAGTCCCACATGAAGCGCCGCAGTTCATCCCAGTTGTGGGCGATCACCACGTCCTCGTCGGAATCCGTCACCTGGCTGGCATCCCAGTCGGGCAGGTCGTGCGGCATCGGAATCCGCGCCTCCTGCGCCTGGATGTCCAGTGCCGCCGAGCGCGCGTAGACGAAGCATTCCAGCAGCGAATTGCTGGCCATGCGATTGGCGCCATGCAGGCCGGTGCAGCTGGTTTCGCCGATGGCATAGAGGCCGGCGAGATCCGAGCGGCCATGCTCGTCGACGCGGACGCCACCGCAGGTGTAGTGCGCGGCAGGCACCACGGGTATCGGATCACGGGTGATGTCGATGCCCAGTTCGAGACAGCGGCGATAGACCGTGGGGAAGTGCTCCTGCACGAAGTCCGCCGGCTTGTGGCTGATATCGAGGAACACGGAGTCGATGCCAAGGCGCTTCATCTCATGGTCGATGGCGCGGGCCACTACGTCCCGGGGTGCCAGATCGGCGCGCGCGTCGAAGCGTGGCATGAAGCGCTCACCCTCCGGCAGGCGCAGAACGGCGCCTTCACCGCGCAGGGCTTCGGTGATCAGAAAACTCCGCGCATGAGGGTGGTAAAGGCAGGTCGGATGGAACTGGTTGAATTCCAGGTTGGCCACCGAGCAGCCGGCGCGCCAGGCCATGGCGATGCCATCGCCACTGGCGCTGTCCAGGTTGGTGCTATAGAGGTAGGCCTTGCTGGCTCCGCCCGTGGCCAGCACGGTGAAGCGTGCGTGCAGGGTATCCACCTGACCACTGGTCCGGTCCAGCACATAGGCGCCCAGGCAGCGCGCGCCCGGACGGCCAAGCTTTTCGGTGGTGATCAGATCCACCGCCACACGCTGGCTCAGCAGTTGGATGTTGGGGCGACCTTCGGCGGTACGCAGCAGGGTGTCGAAGATCGCCATGCCGGTGGCATCGGCGGCATGGATGATCCGCCTGTGGCTGTGGCCGCCTTCACGGGTGAGGTGAAAGCCCAGGCCACCCTTGGCAGCATCCGGTTCGCGGGTGAAAGGCACTCCCTGGTCGATCAGCCACTGCATGGCCTCGCGACTGTGCTCCACGGTGAAACGCACGGCGGCTTCGTTGCAGAGCCCGGCGCCCGCAACTAGGGTATCCTGAACGTGCGCCTCGACAGTGTCGCCCTCGTCCAGCACGGCGGCGACGCCACCTTGCGCCCAGTAGGTCGATCCCTGGGCCAGCTCACCTTTGCTCAGCACCGCGATCGACAGCGTTGCCGGCAGGTTGAGCGCGAGCGTGAGGCCTGCCGCGCCACTGCCGATTACCAGAACATCGAACTCCAGATGACGCGCCATGACGATTCCTTCTCAGCGAGACGGCGAGTATAGGAACAAGGTGGCTGACGGCATAGCCATCGTGCAGGTACGGTCAGGGAACTCGCAGGCTTCGTGTGCGGTCTATGTACAGATAATTGCCCATCCGTATGGCCGGAGCGCCTGAACGAGAATGGGACATCTGCCAAAGCTAAATCAGTGACACCCAGGAGCGATCAGCAGCCATCCAGCGCTCGCTCATCAACTGCTGTGGAGGGGAGAACTTACGTGCAACAGCCCAGTCTAGCAGCGCGCGTCGATAGTGAAAGCAAGGACGATACCGAGCTGCAAGCCAAGGACAGCAAGCAAGCCCTGCCCACGCAGGAGCAGGATCAACAACTTGTCGAGCGCGTGCAGCGCGGTGACAAGCGTGCCTTCGACCTGCTGGTACTCAAGTATCAGCACAAGATCCTCGGTCTGATCGTGCGTTTCGTCCACGATACCCAGGAAGCTCAGGACGTCGCGCAGGAGGCTTTCATCAAGGCCTATCGCGCGCTCGGGAACTTCCGCGGTGATAGTGCTTTCTACACATGGCTTTATCGTATCGCCATCAACACGGCAAAGAATCATCTGGTTGCCCGGGGTCGTCGTCCACCGGACAGCGACGTCAGTGCCGAAGATGCGGAATTTTATGAAGGCGACCATGCTCTAAAGGATATCGAGTCCCCAGAGCGGTCCCTTTTGCGGGATGAGATCGAGGCCACCGTGCACCGGACCATCCAGCAGCTCCCGGAAGATCTGCGTACCGCGCTGACCCTTCGTGAGTTCGAAGGCCTCAGCTACGAGGACATTGCCAATGTTATGCAGTGTCCCGTGGGAACGGTCCGGTCTCGGATTTTCCGAGCTCGGGAAGCGATAGACAAAGCATTGCAGCCCTTGCTGCGTGATGCATAGACAGCGGCGACAGCTTTTAGAGAGGTAATACGTATGAGTCGTGAAGCCCTGCTGGAATCCCTGTCCGCTGTTATGGATAACGAAGCGGACGAATTCGAAACCCGGCGTGTCATCGCCGAGGTCAGCAAGGACCCGGAACTGCGCGCCACTTGGTCGCGCTACGCCATGGTCAGTGCCGTGATTCGCGGCGAGCCCATGATGCCGAACCTGGACATCGCTAAGGGCGTCACCACCACGCTGGAGCGTGACGAAGCCGTTGTGGCTCCGGCAGCTCCCGTTGCTGCCCAAGTCAGCAAGGGTCGTTGGTCGAGCCTGGGTCGGGTTGCGGTAGCAGCCTCCGTGACCTTTGCCGTACTGGCTGGCGTGAAGGTATACAACCAGTCTGACGTTTCCACCCAGGGTCTGGCCCAGCAGGCACCAAGCCAGCTGACCGTGCCGCAACCCGCTCGTAGCCCGGCCGTACTGGCCAGCTTCAGCGAGGAAAGCACCAAGGCCAATGCTGAGGTCAAAGCTGATCAGTCTGCTGTAGGTGAAAAGCAGGAAACCCCTGCCCAGCGTTGATCCGCTGGCTTCACCTCGAAACGGTGTCCGGACGTCCAGTTCCGGGCACCGTTTTTTTTCGTCTGCAGGTTTTCCTTCAGGCAGCAAAATGCTTCGAAAGCTATCGTTCAGCAAGGGCGTGATATTCCTGCTGCCAGTCGTCTTTGACTGTGCTTCCCTCGGGGTGGGGCAGTCCGCTAGCGATGTGTTCAAGTCATTGGATAGAG includes these proteins:
- a CDS encoding sensor histidine kinase; its protein translation is MADVVKAAGSLRGRLLLRLVVLLAVILAISSLAAYLNGRRLADVAYDRTLLASARTIAAGLSASNGILRADVPYIALDNFAYDNVGRIFYQVLDTRGRLISGYEEIPPPPPDTPLTRDYPALARFYNSTYRGKDVRVVSLAQPVSQPDLTGMAEIRVAETAEAREEVARSLLTDTLIRLGLMGLGAILLVWMAVGAALRPLERLRQAVEERGVDDLRPLPEVRAPQELLPLVHALEGFTLRLRRLFERQADFIANAAHELRTPLAAIKARVELGLREREPHAWYATLEETRTSTDRLARLANQLLSLARIESGAQAIAEGGAERLELGELARELAMALAPLAHAKGVALAFEPFAKAWVIGEPTLLNELLCNLVENALAHSEPGGNIVVRVLAPAVLEVEDDGPGIPANARVKVFERFQRLDMQSGGAGLGLAIVGEICAAHRARIQLLDGALGGLRVRIEFPAEDV
- a CDS encoding HDOD domain-containing protein, translated to MTPLAEKVVQDLLHAIDTDRVVLPTLPEVALKVREAAEDPDVGVAELSRVIAMDAALTARLIKVVNSPLLRTSKEITDLQMAVGRLGINYTANLATGLAMQQMFQATSDAVDRKMREVWSQGTEIAAISHALCKKYTRLMADRALLAGLVHQIGVLPILTYAEEQEDLLANAITLDQVTARIHSQIGERILKVWDFPADIACVPREYLALERQPATADYADIVQIATQLHAQRQGQEGSIQTLPAAIRLGLNNQPDPAKDPAFWDAVEQSRTLLG
- a CDS encoding YgfZ/GcvT domain-containing protein, with product MADSPYFCRLTHEGVLAIRGVDATKFLQGQVTCNLNYLADDQAGLGGRCTPKGRLVSSFRIIKQADGYLLAMAQELVEPLLTDLKKYAVFSKSTLADESAQWQRLGLSATGFTNAYPTVALGAQANAVAPLDGGFALRLEDGRVELWLTAETSAPELPEVGLDTWLLAQVRAGIGQVFGATRELFVPQMINLQALDGVSFRKGCYTGQEIVARMQYLGKLKRRLYRLAGSEQPPAVGTQLFSPVHGSSVGEVVLAASSREGCEFLAVLQGDAAEDGRVSVGSSDGPNCRLLDLPYSLDSDREIKR
- a CDS encoding succinate dehydrogenase assembly factor 2, with the translated sequence MSTEATELNRLYWHSRRGMLELDVLLVPFVKEVYSSLGAEDQARYRKLLECEDQDMFHWFMQRGEPEDADLQIIVRMILDRVQPA
- a CDS encoding protein YgfX, encoding MSSRLEPFECRWSASPALLRLHTLAAFAAGACLWLAAIPWTLKPLLTLLVLWSWHRVRYRQLQQRHPAVPRRLRHGTEGWQLWSPASGWQDVQLRPDSLALPLLVVLRYRLPGERFPRSLCIASDSLSADAHRRLRVRLRFAPRRFAAPG
- the nadB gene encoding L-aspartate oxidase encodes the protein MARHLEFDVLVIGSGAAGLTLALNLPATLSIAVLSKGELAQGSTYWAQGGVAAVLDEGDTVEAHVQDTLVAGAGLCNEAAVRFTVEHSREAMQWLIDQGVPFTREPDAAKGGLGFHLTREGGHSHRRIIHAADATGMAIFDTLLRTAEGRPNIQLLSQRVAVDLITTEKLGRPGARCLGAYVLDRTSGQVDTLHARFTVLATGGASKAYLYSTNLDSASGDGIAMAWRAGCSVANLEFNQFHPTCLYHPHARSFLITEALRGEGAVLRLPEGERFMPRFDARADLAPRDVVARAIDHEMKRLGIDSVFLDISHKPADFVQEHFPTVYRRCLELGIDITRDPIPVVPAAHYTCGGVRVDEHGRSDLAGLYAIGETSCTGLHGANRMASNSLLECFVYARSAALDIQAQEARIPMPHDLPDWDASQVTDSDEDVVIAHNWDELRRFMWDYVGIVRTTKRLVRARHRIRLLMDEIDEFYSNYRVSRDLIELRNLAQVADLIIESALARQESRGLHFTLDYPQTDGCARDTILAPRTGVARSEA
- the rpoE gene encoding RNA polymerase sigma factor RpoE — translated: MPTQEQDQQLVERVQRGDKRAFDLLVLKYQHKILGLIVRFVHDTQEAQDVAQEAFIKAYRALGNFRGDSAFYTWLYRIAINTAKNHLVARGRRPPDSDVSAEDAEFYEGDHALKDIESPERSLLRDEIEATVHRTIQQLPEDLRTALTLREFEGLSYEDIANVMQCPVGTVRSRIFRAREAIDKALQPLLRDA
- a CDS encoding sigma-E factor negative regulatory protein; amino-acid sequence: MSREALLESLSAVMDNEADEFETRRVIAEVSKDPELRATWSRYAMVSAVIRGEPMMPNLDIAKGVTTTLERDEAVVAPAAPVAAQVSKGRWSSLGRVAVAASVTFAVLAGVKVYNQSDVSTQGLAQQAPSQLTVPQPARSPAVLASFSEESTKANAEVKADQSAVGEKQETPAQR